The Arachis ipaensis cultivar K30076 chromosome B07, Araip1.1, whole genome shotgun sequence genome includes a window with the following:
- the LOC107607818 gene encoding uncharacterized protein LOC107607818: MADNGVHQNTQAELMAQMAELQAEVKRLAELTSQNDTSKREDNGHKGKTDLLSIDPPREKLTLDNPFSEEITNYQMPKHFTLPSSLEPYKGIGDPRAHIKKFQSMMFFNGPNNEPVLCRAFPTYLDGAALLWFSKLPAGSISSFEELAKSFIDYFAAARIYVHGSDYLGTIRQGPQENLKDYLTRFAEATMEIPDLDPAVHLHAIKAGLRPGKFRETIAVTKPKTLEEFRERAAGQMEIEELRETEKTEKRQPRREDEKSTRSANIKDLKRPFKLTPKFDNYTRFNTRRERIIKEILNAKIIKPPARAGSYQDQRFVDKCKHCAFHQKYGHTTDECIIAKDLLERLARQGLLDKYIEGRKHKENDREERQQTSGAKDTNKWPNNTPPKGIINTISGGFAGGGETTSVRKRNYRAMLAIEGTTPHNDKDTSNLEIIFNQRDICSAAPHSDDPVVISIQTGELLVRKVLLDPGSSADVLFYATFIKMQLSEKLIQPSSRELVGFSGERVPIKGYIWLKTMMGNHPLSRTIDIQYLIVDCPSPYNIILGRPTLNMFRAVVSTFHLCVKFQAQDGKIATLHSDRQ; this comes from the coding sequence ATGGCTGATAATGGAGTCCATCAAAACACTCAAGCCGAGCTTATGGCTCAAATGGCCGAACTGCAAGCGGAAGTCAAAAGGCTGGCCGAATTAACCAGCCAAAATGACACCAGTAAACGTGAAGACAACGGCCATAAAGGAAAAACAGACCTACTGAGTATTGACCCACCAAGGGAGAAGCTGACCTTGGACAACCCATTCTCTGAGGAGATCACCAACTACCAGATGCCAAAACATTTCACATTACCGTCTTCCCTCGAGCCATACAAGGGGATTGGTGACCCCCGGGCTCACATCAAGAAATTTCAATCTATGATGTTCTTTAATGGTCCTAATAACGAACCCGTCCTTTGCAGGGCCTTTCCTACTTACCTCGACGGCGCAGCCCTGCTTTGGTTCTCAAAACTACCTGCAGGATCAATCTCTTCTTTCGAGGAATTAGCAAAATCCTTCATAGACTACTTCGCTGCAGCAAGAATATATGTACATGGATCAGACTACCTCGGTACCATTCGCCAAGGACCCCAGGAGAACTTGAAAGACTACCTAACCAGGTTTGCAGAAGCGACAATGGAAATACCCGACCTAGACCCCGCCGTCCATCTGCACGCCATAAAGGCAGGACTCCGACCCGGAAAATTCAGGGAAACAATCGCAGTAACAAAGCCGAAGACATTGGAAGAGTTCCGAGAAAGGGCGGCAGGGCAGATGGAGATCGAAGAGCTCCGCGAAACTGAAAAAACAGAAAAGAGACAACCCAGAAGAGAGGATGAAAAATCCACAAGGTCAGCAAACATCAAGGACCTCAAGAGACCCTTCAAGCTAACCCCAAAATTTGACAATTACACTAGGTTCAACACAAGAAGGGAAAGGATAATCAAAGAAATACTCAACGCCAAAATCATAAAACCACCAGCAAGGGCCGGGAGCTATCAAGACCAGAGATTCGTCGACAAATGTAAGCACTGTGCTTTCCACCAAAAGTACGGCCACACAACCGACGAATGCATAATAGCCAAGGACCTATTAGAAAGATTAGCCCGGCAGGGCCTCCTAGATAAATACATCGAGGGAAGGAAGCATAAAGAGAACGACAGAGAGGAACGCCAACAGACCTCAGGAGCAAAAGACACCAACAAATGGCCAAACAACACACCACCTAAGGGGATCATAAACACCATATCAGGAGGATTCGCCGGAGGAGGAGAAACAACTTCGGTGAGAAAACGTAACTATCGCGCGATGCTTGCAATAGAAGGGACAACACCACATAACGACAAGGACACATCAAACCTAGAAATCATTTTCAATCAGAGGGACATATGCTCAGCCGCACCACATTCAGACGACCCAGTGGTAATTTCTATCCAAACAGGCGAGTTACTGGTAAGAAAAGTCCTCTTGGACCCAGGTAGTAGTGCCGATGTTCTGTTTTACGCTACTTTTATAAAAATGCAATTATCTGAAAAACTTATACAACCCTCATCCAGAGAATTAGTCGGATTCTCCGGAGAAAGAGTACCGATCAAGGGCTACATATGGTTGAAGACAATGATGGGAAACCACCCATTGTCACGAACCATCGACATACAATACCTTATAGTTGACTGCCCTAGTCCTTATAACATTATTCTCGGAAGACCTACTCTGAACATGTTCAGGGCAGTAGTTTCAACCTTTCACCTATGTGTAAAATTTCAGGCACAGGACGGAAAAATAGCGACACTTCACTCAGACCGACAATAA